TTTTCTAAACAAGGATAAAATCTACCCTGACATACAACCCTCTAGCAACCCTCTAGTCAATTCTACTATCCGGATGTTTTGGTTTACTTGCCAGCATCTATCCACTCAACCGTATTCGCTTGCTCTTTCAACTCGTCGGATCGAGAAGCTCTATgcaaatatgatataaatatacatacacacacacacacacgcgcgcgcacgcgcgcgtaTCTCATATctttcattgattttaatagaataatactttatagaaagataaataagaaaaattatgttattatcTTCGTTGgttatctaaaatattatattaattctaatcaaaaagataattagatatgaatgataaattaaaaatattaatataaagataaatataaatataaatgaaaaacataaattacatataaaaacaaaataacttCAACCACCATAAAACTTTATAACATCCCTTAAAATATACACAAATAAGTTCCTAATCTCCTGTTAGAAAAAGCCTCGAGCCATTCTAAATCAAAGACGATCCTATGATCGTCTAATATAATTCCCTGATATTTAAGCAAAGATCTGACTCACCCCCGAAATTTGTCCAACTCTTGTCTAACTTCCTCGTTCTTATGACAGCCTGTTAGAACATTCCGCGTTTTGGCCTCCGAAGACGAGACTCATAAATTTGACGGACCGAACGAGTCTCCTTCGACAGCTACCAATTTTcagataatcgatatatatatatatatatatatatatatatatatatatatatatgcatattcgAATCAGAGTAAATGTATCTGGATGCTGAATGAAGGAGAAacagtaaagagagaaagagagaaagagagacagaaaaagagagagaacttggTCCAGAAGATTGCTGAGAGATTTAAACTTCTTGCTCGTTCATGTTACCCTAGTAACAAGATACTGAAAATCATCTCGTGACCTGTACTAACTGTTATGAGAAGACAGAGACACGACATCTTTTATATCCTAATGACCTGCATTTTAAATTAACtttgtttcttatatatatatatatatatatatatatatatatatatatacatacatacatatatatatgagatactCTATATCAAACTATaccgaaaaaaataattaattaagattgTCTCTATAATCTGTTGTGATGTAATTGATGAACATAGGCTCTTCGAAAGAATCACTAACTAACTGATTACGTGGAACCTTAACAGCATATTGTTAGTTTAACGTGATTAGAAAGTAGAGTACACTTTTGCAATTAGATAAAACTTGGAATTTCAAGTAAGAGATAACGAAAATCAATGGctgattaaattaatcaaatcgGAAATGTtgaaagacgagaaagagaccTACTGATCTGTTATGCTATCTCACTCAACAGATTATGAACATCATCTCAAGTCGTGATCCACTCCTACGACAATttcatcatctctctctctctctctctctctctctctctctctctctctctctctctctctctctctctttctctctctctttcttcctcttttagaCAATGCTAAATGACTTTAAATTCTATCGTATAACATTTCCTATCCTTCCTTCcgaatcaatataaaattatctaacatttacaaatattattatcataagtatctaaaaattatttaaatatcgtatcgtatacatataattaaaaaaaatatatattaaaaaaatgattaataatactattagATGAACGTAATAATACTATCAAAATTCttcaaacatataaatataaataaagaagtcTGTTTTTTCCTCATTAAAAGCTAATTAAACAGATACGATTTTACTAACAATTCGCACTCAGTAAACCTAAcatactatataaatacatatatgtgtttaCCGTAAGCAATGTTTTTGCAACCTACTCGCTCTCTTAGCAGCCTGATCAATAGGAAGCACAAAAGTGAGTGGTGAATAAATGCTAGACCGATAACAGTCACGTAATAGCAACAAAGAGAACGAATTTCACTTACACTTTCATTACGTTCTATCTTTCagagtttcttctctttctaatattcccattatctttttctttctatatgtttcatttctctttctctttctctttctatctcattgatttttctttctccttctatctttcacaatttctttctctttctatctcattgatttttctttctctttctatctttcacaatttctttctctttctatctcattcatttttctttctctttctatctctcacaatttccttctctttccatattactaaattttttttcctccttatctaattctatttattcatttcatgtaaattattgatttctcATTCAAGTTATATTGAAccaatataacaaaaattatgaatgaatgCGAAATTTTAACGGGAGTGACTAAAGTCACAAATGAGATACAGATGATAGTTGTGCGATGATTGTCGATGAATTGactataatctttttttctccatttctatTCCGAATAGTTCAAACGATATAAATCGTTCTAAAAATCATatcattgtaaattatttcactAGAACGTCGATCAATTAAACTATGTCTATGGAAAcgacgtaagaaagaaagaaatgatatagtAGACTATAGTGGACGCCATTATTAGATATACAACAATTTTattctcgatcgaaaatttatcttcttgCCTCTCTTACGGattattagtttatttatttctttcgaaaaattgtcgaaaaaaatcaattttttatgtatatattatacttagtGAATACACTGtgcaataaaagaaatattataatatatagataaatttccaaaataacaaatgtataccgatatttttagaatatccatatgtatgcattatgattaattaaactaATTCATAgcatttttatacatttctgCCCAGAATGGAACTCTTTCTCCTAATAAATGTCTGTCCATATTCAAATCTTGAttgatatgaatatatttacatatttctctattttttggTTCCCAATCGATGGTAATGTCTTCGTCTAACTTAGTAGTTGGATTtctgaaaaatataacaagtaattagattattagaaaattaatatttcgtattaatgaattaattacttaCCCATCTTTCGCAAAGTTTGTCCACAATTTAGTCATAATCCGCGTCATTTTCTCCTGGGGTGAACCAGGCTTAGGTAAGTTATTGAAAAAGTTCGAATAAAATAGGTAAACTAATTCATCCCCATGGGCTACGCCTAAAAATTTATACACATGATTTGGTATGATGtattttactttgaaataatttagaaaaattcacaacttgtttaattattatatacccTTTTCAGAGTTTGctatatttttcatgaaacCAATTGGACTTTCGTATTCGAATAAGTATTGATAAACTGATGCTGTGTTTCTAtgagtaataaaatttaaagagaaTGCCGTTCCAGTGGTGAAGTAAGCATCGGTTAACATCTAAAATGCAAGAAATGTTATCGAACAATTTTcacttttaaaaatgtttcaaatcaATATGTAGTTACCTGTGTGAATTCTTCTTCGGTATTCTTGGATATATCTTTGCCGTGAAGATAAAATTCCTTCATAGATTCAGctaattgttttctttgaaCAGGATCGGTTATGTTTACATCATTAGGTAGAACATCTTCGAGTTGTCCGTTCAAATATTCAGCCTTTGACAACAATgctgaatataaaaatcaaatatcggtaaaatttattttgtcagAAACGTTTCGTCATAAATTTACGATGTATTAATgaggataatatttattgtatacatACCTTCTGCCATGAAAGCAGATTCATGTAGTGTAACACCACCCATAATCGGTACATTAGTAATTTTGCCAGTTTTCAAAAGAGTCCAGGGATCACTCGTTAAGAACACGTCCTGACCAAAATCATATTCTACTGCTGGCACAAAAGCGTATGAAAGTCCATTCATCGTATTCTATGATATGGAAAAATACACGAattgaaattacaaattaGAAGATTATGCATCTCGTCTATTTCCGGTTACGATCACGATAAAACAGATTTCAAATGaacataataatacatattttttctttcgtttattacgAGCTTTTTAATTTACCTTTCATAACAgtacgaattttaattaacaataaaataattacaatatccTTCATCATCTCCATGGATGCTGTAACTAAGTCTTTTCCCGAAAATTCAGCGAGTTTGTTGACCAATTCACCAGTATCCTGTGTACGAATTCCTAGTGTCTCGCCCAATTTGAAAGCCATTTCTTTGGGTCGATATTGTAGTGCCCATGGATTTAATATCGATCCACTTTGTTCGATGACGTTGTTGAATAATCctgaatataaagaaatttttgttggctttttatctttcgattatGATATTAGAACGTTACCTTCTGACATCGGTGATAGCATGTGATATTGGACAGAGGCACCACCTGCATCCTCACCGAATAT
The Vespula pensylvanica isolate Volc-1 chromosome 4, ASM1446617v1, whole genome shotgun sequence DNA segment above includes these coding regions:
- the LOC122628292 gene encoding juvenile hormone esterase-like, encoding MWLIKLVLSALVAFVWVTAEEEIQVEIPQGILKGLKLQTVWHNKPYYSFKGIPYAKPNVGVDKFKMSEPADPWEGVYDATKHRSFCPLFCMVQQTVVGDEDCLYLNVYTPEMNKDANKAVMVWIHGGNWNSGFGNSDFYGPDFLVEQDVVIVTFNYRLGAIGFLNTGDEHAPGNAGMKDQVMALMWVKDNIHYFGGSPNRVTIFGEDAGGASVQYHMLSPMSEGLFNNVIEQSGSILNPWALQYRPKEMAFKLGETLGIRTQDTGELVNKLAEFSGKDLVTASMEMMKDINTMNGLSYAFVPAVEYDFGQDVFLTSDPWTLLKTGKITNVPIMGGVTLHESAFMAEALLSKAEYLNGQLEDVLPNDVNITDPVQRKQLAESMKEFYLHGKDISKNTEEEFTQMLTDAYFTTGTAFSLNFITHRNTASVYQYLFEYESPIGFMKNIANSEKGVAHGDELVYLFYSNFFNNLPKPGSPQEKMTRIMTKLWTNFAKDGNPTTKLDEDITIDWEPKNREICKYIHINQDLNMDRHLLGERVPFWAEMYKNAMN